The Daucus carota subsp. sativus chromosome 7, DH1 v3.0, whole genome shotgun sequence genome window below encodes:
- the LOC108196843 gene encoding probable receptor-like protein kinase At5g18500, translated as MGLVDDLTKETPILHIPVWALVLIFVLVPILLLVLPICISRKKSNRDTGKLPISQDQIVSSEIKEIKIDQNSANSFDVYDTNSSISKDNYSGKDPDKLLMHLHQTENADKSSQSGSLKNLEKGWFGSGSGEKGNSGKKNAYKPSSHPLTGSSPLSGLSDFSQLSWGHWFTLRDLQVATNRFSKDNVIGEGGYGVVYRGQLANGSSVAVKKLFNNQGQAEKDFKVEVEAIGNVRHKNLVRLLGYCIEGTQRMLVYEYVSNGNLDQWLHGAMSHQGYLTWEARMKVVQGTARALAYLHEAIEPKIVHRDIKSGNILLDDDFNPKISDFGLAKLLGAGESHITTRVMGTYGYVAPEYANSGLLNEKSDVYSFGVVLLEAITGRDPVDHDRPADEVNMVDWLKLMVANRRSEEVADPTMETKPSRTALKRALLAALRCVDPDSEKRPSMSEVVRMLESDDYPLPRESRRRQRNAEAEYRSENSSTNKYKVPNLSPESRENQRG; from the exons ATGGGGCTGGTAGATGATCTGACGAAAGAAACTCCGATTTTACATATTCCAGTGTGGGCTTTAGTTCTGATCTTTGTGCTTGTGCCTATTTTACTCTTGGTGCTTCCAATTTGTATTTCGAGGAAAAAGTCTAACAGGGATACTGGAAAACTTCCAATTAGTCAAGACCAAATTGTATCAAGTGAAATAAAAGAGATAAAGATAGATCAGAATTCAGCAAATAGCTTTGATGTCTATGACACGAATTCAAGTATATCAAAGGACAATTACAGTGGCAAAGATCCTGATAAACTTTTAATGCATCTGCACCAGACGGAGAATGCTGATAAAAGCAGTCAATCTGGTTCTCTTAAAAATTTAGAGAAGGGTTGGTTTGGTTCCGGATCAGGAGAAAAAGGGAATAGTGGTAAAAAAAATGCGTACAAGCCTTCTTCGCATCCTTTAACTGGTTCCTCCCCTCTATCCGGTCTGTCTGACTTCTCTCAACTTAGTTGGGGTCACTGGTTTACATTGAGGGATCTACAAGTAGCAACAAATAGATTTTCCAAGGATAATGTTATAGGTGAAGGTGGATATGGAGTAGTTTATCGTGGACAACTGGCTAATGGATCTTCAGTAGCTGTCAAAAAACTCTTCAATAATCA AGGACAAGCAGAAAAGGATTTCAAGGTGGAAGTCGAGGCCATTGGCAATGTCCGCCATAAAAACTTGGTTAGGCTTCTGGGGTACTGCATCGAGGGCACCCAAAG GATGTTGGTCTATGAGTATGTCAGCAATGGAAATCTGGACCAGTGGCTTCATGGAGCTATGAGTCACCAAGGATATCTTACTTGGGAGGCTCGCATGAAAGTTGTCCAGGGGACTGCCAGGGC GCTTGCGTACTTGCATGAGGCTATTGAACCAAAAATTGTGCATCGAGACATCAAGTCTGGCAATATACTACTAGATGATGACTTCAATCCTAAAATATCTGATTTTGGTCTGGCAAAGTTGTTGGGTGCTGGAGAGAGTCACATTACAACCAGAGTTATGGGTACTTATGG ATATGTAGCACCAGAATATGCAAATAGCGGCCTTCTTAATGAGAAGAGTGACGTTTACAGTTTTGGGGTTGTGCTTTTGGAAGCAATTACTGGAAGAGATCCGGTGGATCATGACCGTCCAGCAGATGAG GTGAATATGGTTGACTGGCTCAAACTAATGGTTGCTAATAGACGATCAGAAGAAGTAGCAGATCCGACTATGGAGACTAAACCATCCAGAACTGCACTTAAACGAGCCTTACTGGCTGCCTTGAGATGTGTTGATCCAGATTCTGAAAAAAGACCATCTATGAGTGAAGTTGTCCGTATGCTGGAGTCAGACGATTATCCACTGCCACGTGAG AGTCGACGACGTCAAAGGAATGCAGAGGCAGAATACAGAAGTGAAAACTCTAGCACAAACAAGTACAAAGTTCCTAACTTGAGTCCAGAAAGCAGAGAAAACCAAAGGGGATGA
- the LOC108193902 gene encoding probable sugar phosphate/phosphate translocator At3g17430, which translates to MINKSIFFTYLYLLIYILLSSGVILYNKWVLSPKYFNFPFPITLTMIHMGFSGAVAFFLIRVFKVVSPVNMTFEIYATCVVPISAFFASSLWFGNTAFLHISVAFIQMLKALMPVATLSVAVLAGTDKLRWDVFLNMMLVSAGVVISSYGEIHFNVIGTTYQVTGIFAEALRLVLTQVLLQKKGLNLNPITSLYYIAPCSFAFLFVPWYFLEQPGMEVAQIQFNYWIFFSNAFCALALNFSIFLVIGRTGAVTFRVAGVLKDWILIGLSTIIFPESTISGLNITGYAIALCGVVMYNYIKVRDGRLSQLSLEDIQDRSTKEWKLEKKLYDVYTPDNSNGDNGRTGRGVNSVSDLNVDEEAPLISSLRMSHLGRTQLNGRDASL; encoded by the exons ATGATCAACAAGTCGATTTTTTTCACCTATTTGTACCTGCTAATCTACATTCTGCTCTCTTCTGGAGTAATATTGTACAACAAG TGGGTTCTCTCTCCAAAGTATTTCAATTTTCCATTTCCAATAACACTAACTATGATTCATATGGGATTTTCTGGAGCGGTTGCTTTCTTTCTGATTCGTGTTTTTAAG GTCGTGTCTCCAGTAAATATGACATTTGAAAT ATATGCTACATGTGTGGTTCCAATAAGTGCCTTCTTTGCATCAAGTCTGTG GTTCGGGAACACTGCTTTTTTGCATATATCTGTGGCCTTCATTCAGATGCTTAAAGCCTTGA TGCCCGTTGCAACACTTTCTGTAGCTGTTTTAGCCGGCACTGATAAATTAAGATGGGACGTTTTCTTGAACATGATGCTGGTTAGTGCTGGAGTTGTCATCTCCTCATACGGGGAAATCCATTTCAATGTAATCGGTACAACGTATCAGGTTACAGGCATCTTCGCAGAAGCTCTGAGGCTAGTTTTAACACAAGTCCTGCTTCAAAAGAAAGGGTTAAATCTTAATCCAATTACCAGCTTATACTACATAGCACCATGCAG TTTTGCATTTTTGTTTGTACCATGGTACTTCTTGGAGCAGCCTGGAATGGAAGTTGCGCAGATTCAGTTTAATTACTGGATCTTTTTCTCTAACGCATTTTGTGCTTTAGCATTAAATTTTTCAATATTCCTAGTGATTGGTAGAACTGGAGCAGTGACCTTTCGGGTTGCTGGTGTTTTGAAAGACTGGATACTGATTGGCCTTTCAACCATAATATTTCCGGAGTCTACCATTAGTGGACTGAACATCACTGGCTATGCAATAG CATTGTGTGGCGTAGTCATGTACAACTACATAAAAGTTAGAGATGGCCGCTTATCTCAACTTTCACTTGAAGATATTCAAGATAGAAGTACAAAG GAATGGAAGTTAGAGAAAAAGTTGTATGACGTATATACGCCAGATAACAGCAATGGCGATAATGGAAGAACTGGCAGAGGAGTTAACTCTGTCTCTGATCTGAATGTAGATGAAGAGGCACCTCTAATTTCTTCATTAAGAATGTCTCATCTTGGACGCACACAGCTGAACGGCAGAGATGCATCGTTATGA
- the LOC108193213 gene encoding pto-interacting protein 1, with protein sequence MSCFGCCSEDSMQKTADNGPYMTNHAAGNNGAYRARETVPKDTQTIAVQPINVSALQVDELKDITDNFGTKALIGEGSYGRVYHGILKTGQAAAIKKLDSSKQPDHEFLAQVSMVSRLKHDNVVELLGYCVDGGLRVLAYEYASNGSLHDILHGRKGVKGAQPGPVLSWSQRVKIAVGAAKGLEYLHEKAQPHIIHRDIKSSNVLLFDDDVAKVADFDLSNQAPDMAARLHSTRVLGTFGYHAPEYAMTGQLSSKSDVYSFGVVLLELLTGRKPVDHTLPRGQQSLVTWATPRLSEDKVKQCVDTRLNGEYPPKAVAKMAAVAALCVQYEADFRPNMSIVVKALQPLLNTRSGPPSESHH encoded by the exons ATGAGTTGCTTTGGCTGTTGCTCAGAAGATAGTATGCAGAAGACTGCGGATAACGGACCTTATATGACGAATCACGCAGCAG GTAACAATGGAGCTTATCGTGCCAGAGAGACAGTACCAAAAGACACACAGACTATTGCCGTTCAACCTATAAATGTCTCTGCACTCCAAGTGGATGAATTGAAAGATATTACAGATAATTTTGGTACAAAGGCTTTAATTGGCGAGGGATCTTATGGAAGAGTGTATCATGGCATACTGAAAACTGGGCAGGCTGCAGCAATAAAGAAATTAGACTCTAGTAAGCAACCAGACCATGAGTTTTTGGCACAG GTTTCTATGGTATCAAGGCTGAAACATGATAATGTTGTTGAGCTACTTGGTTATTGTGTGGATGGTGGTCTTCGTGTCCTTGCCTATGAGTATGCTTCAAATGGATCCCTTCATGATATTCTTCATG GAAGAAAGGGTGTCAAGGGTGCTCAGCCAGGTCCAGTTTTGTCATGGTCCCAAAGAGTTAAAATTGCTGTTGGGGCAGCAAAGGGACTTGAATATTTACATGAAAAGGCACAACCTCACATTATTCACCGAGACATTAAGTCCAGCAatgttttactttttgatgatgaTGTGGCTAAGGTTGCAGACTTTGATCTGTCAAATCAAGCACCTGACATGGCAGCACGTCTTCACTCCACTCGTGTTCTAGGAACTTTTGGTTATCATGCTCCTGA ATATGCAATGACTGGACAGCTGAGCTCAAAGAGTGATGTATACAGCTTTGGTGTGGTCTTATTGGAACTCTTGACTGGGCGTAAACCTGTAGATCATACACTACCACGAGGACAGCAGAGTCTAGTGACATGG GCGACTCCAAGACTCAGCGAAGACAAGGTTAAGCAGTGTGTTGATACTCGACTAAATGGAGAATACCCACCCAAGGCAGTTGCTAAG ATGGCTGCAGTTGCTGCCTTGTGCGTACAATATGAAGCTGATTTCCGGCCAAACATGAGTATTGTTGTGAAGGCTCTTCAACCATTATTAAATACTCGATCCGGGCCTCCCAGTGAATCACATCACTAG